Proteins from a single region of Kiritimatiellia bacterium:
- the tsaB gene encoding tRNA (adenosine(37)-N6)-threonylcarbamoyltransferase complex dimerization subunit type 1 TsaB, producing MNILALDLSSRRGSLALLSDAEVLAECEVTEERRRTRGLFRLLPDLCRAAGVEPEALDLFAPGRGPGAYTGLRLAMTVAQALALPGQRRVYPVDSGEALAWAVMQEQDAGSVAVLGDARRGQVWIGAFERTPDGPRARAPWSVAAPAEAARLAPENAVAVSSDWSALSARPEFNALRSLRWIGQDLFPRARGVGLLALDRFSRGVAAPPPTPIYMHPAVSAATAAPTAPNPSSPEA from the coding sequence GTGAACATCCTGGCCCTGGACCTTTCCTCGCGGCGGGGCAGCCTGGCCCTCCTTTCGGACGCGGAGGTCCTGGCGGAATGCGAGGTCACGGAGGAGCGCCGCAGGACCCGGGGCCTGTTCCGCCTGTTGCCGGACCTGTGCCGCGCGGCCGGCGTGGAGCCGGAAGCCCTCGATCTGTTCGCGCCGGGGCGGGGCCCTGGGGCGTACACCGGCCTGCGCCTGGCCATGACCGTGGCGCAGGCGTTGGCCCTGCCCGGGCAAAGGCGGGTCTACCCGGTCGACAGCGGCGAGGCGCTGGCCTGGGCGGTGATGCAGGAGCAGGACGCGGGCTCCGTGGCCGTGCTGGGCGACGCGCGGCGGGGCCAGGTTTGGATCGGCGCGTTCGAGCGAACGCCGGACGGGCCCCGCGCCCGCGCGCCGTGGTCCGTGGCCGCCCCCGCGGAGGCGGCGCGCCTCGCGCCGGAAAACGCCGTGGCGGTCAGCTCCGATTGGAGCGCGCTATCCGCCCGTCCCGAATTCAATGCGTTGCGATCGCTCCGCTGGATCGGGCAGGATCTCTTTCCGCGGGCCCGCGGGGTGGGGCTCCTGGCCCTCGACCGCTTCTCGCGCGGCGTGGCCGCGCCCCCGCCGACGCCCATCTACATGCATCCGGCCGTCAGCGCCGCGACGGCGGCCCCCACTGCGCCCAATCCTTCTTCTCCCGAAGCTTGA
- the tsaE gene encoding tRNA (adenosine(37)-N6)-threonylcarbamoyltransferase complex ATPase subunit type 1 TsaE translates to MNPPARQWISKGPEDTFRLAADLLRELTPGSVLALHGELGAGKTTFVQGLALALGIERPVGSPTFTLINEYPGALPLYHIDLYRVRNSSEALGLGLDEYLYGRGIVAIEWAERIADLLPADTLHMRFQPGETEDERFITLSGGRHP, encoded by the coding sequence ATGAACCCGCCTGCGCGACAGTGGATCTCGAAGGGCCCGGAGGACACGTTCCGCCTGGCGGCCGACCTCCTTCGGGAATTGACGCCCGGCAGCGTCCTGGCCCTCCACGGCGAGCTCGGGGCCGGCAAAACCACCTTTGTCCAGGGCCTGGCCCTGGCGCTGGGCATCGAGCGGCCCGTCGGCAGCCCGACGTTCACCCTGATCAACGAGTATCCCGGGGCCCTTCCCCTCTACCACATCGACCTGTACCGCGTGCGGAACTCCTCGGAGGCGCTGGGGCTCGGCCTCGACGAGTACCTGTACGGCCGCGGCATCGTGGCCATCGAGTGGGCGGAGCGGATCGCCGACCTGCTCCCGGCGGACACGCTGCATATGCGGTTCCAACCCGGCGAAACGGAAGACGAACGATTCATCACGTTGAGCGGAGGACGCCATCCGTGA
- a CDS encoding SGNH/GDSL hydrolase family protein, which yields MKRLLQRMGLAAGALLAALLLAELAARVSGRAPEMSLISVGRFQLSPNPKLGYEPVPDFEYHGKQLYYFEFRGRSNRLGFRDRDREPAKPAGTYRVLVLGDSITMGLGVDRTEDVFTHVLERELRGRGFSAEVLNFGVSGYNTQQEVEILADKGLAFAPDLVILAYCLNDTLQMNGGIISQLRERERQAPGVAHYQLAPWLARSALYRLIRARFYSDRIVEKRVQHYRDLKADTVEPSLKKLRRLADENGFEVLVAVLPADQDRGSPEQYAQIAERAAAQGLPHLDLRAAFEQCAAAGENLYNDSWHPSAAGHACLGRALAEHLAASGKLPPL from the coding sequence ATGAAACGTCTTCTCCAGCGCATGGGGCTGGCGGCCGGCGCGCTGCTCGCCGCGCTCCTGCTGGCCGAGCTCGCCGCGCGGGTGTCCGGCCGGGCGCCCGAGATGAGCCTGATCTCCGTCGGCCGGTTCCAGCTTTCCCCCAATCCGAAGCTGGGCTACGAGCCGGTCCCCGATTTCGAGTATCACGGGAAACAGCTCTACTACTTCGAATTCCGCGGCCGCAGCAACCGGCTCGGGTTCCGCGACCGGGACCGCGAGCCCGCCAAGCCCGCCGGGACCTACCGCGTCCTGGTCCTGGGCGACAGCATCACGATGGGCCTGGGCGTGGACCGCACGGAAGACGTCTTCACGCACGTGCTGGAGCGGGAACTCCGCGGGCGGGGTTTCTCCGCGGAGGTGCTGAACTTCGGGGTCAGCGGCTACAACACGCAGCAGGAGGTGGAGATCCTCGCGGACAAGGGGCTGGCCTTCGCGCCGGACCTGGTGATCCTGGCCTACTGCCTGAACGACACCCTGCAGATGAACGGCGGGATCATCAGCCAGCTCCGCGAGCGGGAGAGGCAGGCGCCGGGCGTCGCCCACTACCAGCTCGCGCCCTGGCTCGCGCGCAGCGCCCTCTACCGGCTGATCCGCGCCCGGTTCTACTCCGACCGCATCGTCGAGAAGCGCGTGCAACACTACCGCGACCTCAAGGCCGACACGGTGGAGCCCAGCCTGAAAAAACTCCGGCGGCTGGCCGACGAGAACGGCTTCGAGGTGCTCGTCGCCGTGCTGCCCGCGGACCAGGACCGCGGGAGCCCGGAACAGTACGCGCAGATCGCGGAGCGGGCGGCGGCCCAGGGGCTCCCGCACCTGGACCTGCGCGCGGCCTTCGAGCAGTGCGCCGCCGCGGGCGAGAACCTGTACAACGATTCGTGGCATCCCTCCGCCGCGGGCCACGCCTGCCTCGGCCGGGCCCTGGCGGAGCACCTCGCGGCCAGCGGCAAGCTGCCTCCCTTGTAG
- a CDS encoding AAA family ATPase, translating into MHLERIRFRPERYPARDRYPFDLPAFLNTLELDLNHRVVFFVGENGSGKSTLLRALCRNAGIFIWGGFADTTADEEAFLRAVELRWSRDPVPGSFFSSETFFNFAQVADRDEAMQEFFGPRAFGTQSHGQSLMAYFRARYRIKGLYLMDEPETALTPRGQVDLLRLLHAMSLDGHAQFVIATHSPILMACPGARLYGFDGPAIRPVDYRDTEHYRFYRAFMEDPRPFLAPSRENG; encoded by the coding sequence ATGCACCTTGAGCGGATTCGATTCCGGCCCGAGCGATACCCGGCGCGGGACCGCTATCCTTTCGACCTGCCCGCGTTCCTGAACACGCTGGAGCTGGACCTGAACCACCGGGTGGTGTTTTTCGTCGGGGAGAACGGCTCGGGCAAGTCCACCCTGCTGCGGGCGCTGTGCCGGAACGCGGGGATCTTCATCTGGGGCGGGTTTGCGGACACGACCGCCGACGAGGAGGCGTTCCTCCGCGCCGTCGAGCTGCGCTGGAGCCGGGACCCGGTGCCGGGCTCGTTCTTCTCGTCCGAGACCTTCTTCAACTTCGCGCAGGTCGCGGACCGCGACGAGGCCATGCAGGAGTTCTTCGGGCCGCGGGCCTTCGGGACGCAGTCGCACGGGCAGTCGCTGATGGCCTATTTCCGCGCCCGCTACCGGATCAAGGGCCTGTACCTGATGGACGAGCCCGAGACGGCCCTGACCCCGCGCGGCCAGGTGGACCTGCTGCGGCTGCTGCACGCCATGAGCCTCGACGGGCACGCGCAGTTCGTCATCGCGACGCACTCGCCCATTCTCATGGCCTGCCCGGGCGCGCGGCTCTACGGCTTCGACGGGCCCGCCATCCGGCCGGTCGACTACCGCGACACGGAGCATTACCGCTTCTACCGGGCCTTCATGGAAGACCCGCGGCCGTTCCTGGCCCCTTCGCGCGAGAACGGATGA
- a CDS encoding cache domain-containing protein, protein MMKFFGNFKLLIVLMVTGVLLVTAVAFMLFERAEVTRAMLASGDESALNVLRVVKLNVASQYKDLEAFRRYAMERYHQQLRNLTSVVVSHIDAYHKLYRQGAMSEAEARQRALETVQEFRYGNDDYFIIYDTNHCAVSHPDPAVRGRDMSATRDSLGRPILATMESEIFQAGEWSCTIAWPRRGETNPVPKLLYFQPYANWGWYVGTGVYIDDIDADAARRMDEIMEVLKTTFRQVKVAETGYFFLFDENGRFLIHPSMTSVDTAVARSLFTHFVRAAENPGAPYQYQWDKPGDPGHYAYTKYAHVEKFEPLNWYLASSVYKDEMEKPARRIIARQALYVGLIVLFSMIGACFLVSRLTGPLARLTRHADRLQASDFAMPEDEAKEILAITFPDEVSRLAATMSSMEQRLKEYLANLKETIAARERMQSELRIAHEIQMNMLPRHGAELKERREIDLVAELVPARDVGGDLYDFFFVDDDRLALVVGDVSDKGVPAALFMSRSIALLRHIAIKESVEPDVIFRMVNRDLLQGNDLCMFLTAWMGILDTRTGELVYTNAGHLPPFVMPVIGGCRLLALPPGPPLGVIEEADYQSRRVQLAPGDGLVVFTDGVTEATDRNVQLYGYARLEALLARCRACDASARIVQTIMSGVKDFVRDTPQSDDIAILCVRRTGSGA, encoded by the coding sequence ATGATGAAATTCTTCGGCAATTTCAAGCTGCTCATCGTGCTGATGGTGACCGGCGTGCTGCTGGTGACGGCCGTCGCCTTCATGCTCTTCGAGCGCGCGGAGGTGACCCGGGCCATGCTGGCCTCGGGCGACGAATCCGCGCTGAACGTCCTCCGGGTGGTCAAACTGAACGTCGCGAGCCAGTACAAGGACCTCGAGGCGTTCCGCCGGTACGCGATGGAGCGGTACCACCAGCAGTTGCGAAACCTGACCAGCGTGGTCGTCTCGCACATCGACGCGTATCACAAGCTGTACCGGCAGGGCGCCATGAGCGAGGCGGAGGCGCGGCAGCGGGCCCTGGAAACCGTGCAGGAGTTCCGCTACGGCAACGACGATTACTTCATCATTTACGACACCAACCACTGCGCCGTCTCGCACCCGGATCCGGCCGTGCGGGGGCGCGACATGTCGGCGACCCGCGACTCGCTGGGCCGGCCCATCCTGGCGACGATGGAGTCGGAGATCTTTCAAGCGGGTGAATGGAGCTGCACGATCGCCTGGCCGCGGCGCGGCGAGACCAACCCGGTGCCGAAACTGCTGTATTTCCAGCCCTACGCGAACTGGGGCTGGTACGTGGGCACCGGGGTCTACATCGACGACATCGACGCGGACGCCGCGCGGCGGATGGACGAGATCATGGAGGTATTGAAGACGACGTTCCGCCAGGTGAAGGTGGCGGAGACGGGCTACTTTTTCCTGTTCGACGAAAACGGGCGGTTCCTGATCCACCCGTCGATGACGTCCGTCGACACCGCCGTCGCGAGGTCGCTCTTCACCCATTTCGTGCGGGCCGCCGAGAATCCCGGGGCGCCGTACCAGTACCAGTGGGACAAGCCGGGCGACCCGGGGCATTACGCGTACACCAAGTACGCGCACGTCGAGAAATTCGAGCCGCTCAACTGGTACCTGGCCTCGTCGGTGTACAAGGACGAAATGGAGAAGCCCGCCCGAAGGATCATCGCGCGGCAGGCCCTGTACGTGGGGCTTATCGTGCTGTTCAGCATGATCGGCGCCTGCTTCCTGGTCTCGCGCCTGACGGGTCCGCTGGCCCGGCTCACGCGCCATGCCGACCGGCTCCAGGCCAGCGATTTCGCGATGCCGGAAGACGAGGCGAAGGAAATCCTCGCCATCACGTTCCCCGACGAGGTCAGCCGCCTGGCCGCCACCATGAGCAGCATGGAGCAGCGGCTCAAGGAATACCTGGCCAACCTGAAGGAGACGATCGCCGCGCGGGAGCGTATGCAGAGCGAGCTGCGGATCGCCCACGAGATCCAGATGAACATGCTGCCCCGGCACGGGGCGGAACTCAAGGAGCGGCGGGAGATCGACCTGGTGGCGGAACTCGTGCCTGCCCGGGACGTCGGGGGCGACCTCTATGACTTCTTCTTCGTGGACGACGACCGCCTGGCCCTGGTGGTCGGCGACGTTTCGGACAAGGGCGTCCCGGCCGCCCTGTTCATGTCCCGGAGCATCGCGCTGCTGCGGCACATCGCGATCAAGGAATCCGTCGAGCCCGATGTCATTTTCAGGATGGTGAATCGGGACCTGCTGCAGGGCAACGACCTGTGCATGTTCCTGACGGCCTGGATGGGCATCCTGGATACCCGGACCGGGGAGTTGGTCTATACGAACGCCGGCCACCTGCCGCCGTTCGTGATGCCCGTGATCGGCGGCTGCCGGCTGCTGGCCCTGCCTCCCGGCCCGCCGCTCGGGGTCATCGAGGAAGCCGATTATCAATCCCGCCGGGTGCAGCTTGCGCCGGGCGACGGCCTCGTTGTTTTCACCGACGGCGTCACGGAGGCCACGGACCGGAACGTGCAATTGTACGGGTACGCGCGCCTGGAGGCGCTGCTCGCCCGGTGCCGCGCGTGCGATGCGTCGGCCCGGATCGTGCAGACCATCATGAGCGGCGTGAAGGATTTTGTGCGCGATACCCCGCAGTCCGACGATATCGCCATCCTCTGCGTCCGGCGGACGGGCTCGGGGGCGTAG
- the hisB gene encoding imidazoleglycerol-phosphate dehydratase HisB translates to MKKRAAVINRETRETSIRAKLALDGEGLARVRTGIPFLNHMLELFARHSLCDLELRAKGDLAVDYHHTVEDVGLVLGEALNRALGDRKGVVRYGWAVVPMDESLSRVALDLGGRPYLVYEVEPRKRKIRDFDLGLIEEFFRAFTVQGRMNLHIKTMYGKEPHHIYESVFKAVARALGTACARDPRVKGVPSSKGKI, encoded by the coding sequence ATGAAAAAGAGAGCGGCGGTCATCAACCGGGAGACGCGGGAAACCTCCATCCGGGCGAAGCTCGCCCTCGACGGGGAGGGCCTCGCGCGCGTCCGCACCGGCATCCCGTTCCTGAACCACATGCTGGAGCTGTTCGCCCGGCACAGCCTCTGCGACCTGGAGCTGCGCGCCAAGGGCGACCTGGCCGTGGACTATCATCACACCGTCGAGGACGTCGGGCTGGTGCTCGGCGAGGCGCTGAACCGCGCCCTCGGCGACCGCAAGGGCGTCGTCCGCTACGGCTGGGCCGTGGTGCCGATGGACGAATCCTTGAGCCGCGTGGCCCTGGACCTCGGCGGCCGGCCGTACCTCGTCTACGAGGTGGAGCCGCGGAAGCGGAAGATCCGGGATTTCGATCTCGGCCTGATCGAGGAGTTTTTCCGCGCGTTCACGGTCCAGGGGAGAATGAACCTGCACATCAAAACGATGTACGGGAAGGAGCCGCACCACATCTATGAATCCGTGTTCAAGGCCGTCGCGCGCGCGCTGGGCACGGCCTGCGCCCGCGATCCGCGGGTGAAAGGCGTCCCGTCCAGCAAGGGAAAAATATAA
- the hisH gene encoding imidazole glycerol phosphate synthase subunit HisH, with amino-acid sequence MIGIIDYGMGNLGSVSNACRFLGLPFSILARPEEMKACRAVILPGVGAFGDCMDHLVRHGYVEAVREWIAGGRPFLGICLGLQVLYEGSEESPGVAGLGVLPGRVRRFDLPPEWKVPQIGWNRVCQLRPDCPLFGEIPDGAYFYFVHSYYAEKTSAEVDAGTTGYGLEYTSAVWRDNVLAVQFHPEKSQKNGLQMLRNFGRWADRR; translated from the coding sequence ATGATCGGCATCATCGACTACGGCATGGGTAACCTGGGCAGCGTCAGCAACGCCTGCCGCTTCCTGGGTCTGCCGTTTTCCATCCTGGCCCGGCCGGAGGAGATGAAGGCCTGCCGCGCGGTGATCCTGCCCGGCGTCGGCGCCTTCGGCGACTGCATGGATCATCTCGTACGGCACGGTTACGTCGAGGCCGTGCGAGAGTGGATCGCGGGCGGCCGGCCGTTCCTGGGCATCTGCCTGGGCTTGCAGGTCTTGTACGAGGGCAGCGAGGAATCCCCCGGGGTGGCCGGGCTGGGCGTCCTCCCGGGCCGGGTGCGCCGGTTCGACCTGCCGCCGGAGTGGAAGGTGCCGCAGATCGGCTGGAACCGCGTCTGCCAGCTCCGCCCGGACTGCCCGCTGTTCGGGGAGATCCCGGACGGCGCGTACTTCTATTTTGTGCACTCCTACTACGCCGAGAAAACGAGCGCGGAGGTCGACGCCGGCACGACCGGGTACGGGCTGGAGTACACCTCGGCCGTCTGGCGGGACAACGTCCTGGCCGTCCAGTTTCACCCGGAAAAGAGCCAGAAAAACGGGTTGCAGATGCTGCGCAACTTCGGGCGCTGGGCGGACCGCCGATGA
- the hisA gene encoding 1-(5-phosphoribosyl)-5-[(5-phosphoribosylamino)methylideneamino]imidazole-4-carboxamide isomerase, which translates to MIILPAIDLKGGRCVRLRQGRADDAVVYSDDPVEMARRWRDEGAEWLHVVDLDGAFQGRPAHLAVLRAIARAIAIPIEFGGGLRTDADVEAVLDAGARRAILGTRACAEPEQVQALAARFGDRLAVGIDARDGRVQVKGWTETTAMTATGLARRMEGMGIRCLIYTDTSRDGMLAGVNAAAMDAMCAAVACDVIASGGVTSAEDVRALRGLGRPHLAGAIVGKALYEGRATLAELREAACA; encoded by the coding sequence ATGATCATCCTCCCGGCGATCGACCTGAAAGGCGGGCGCTGCGTGCGGCTGCGGCAGGGGCGCGCGGACGATGCCGTGGTCTATTCCGACGACCCGGTCGAGATGGCCCGGCGCTGGCGGGACGAGGGCGCGGAATGGCTCCACGTCGTGGACCTCGACGGCGCCTTCCAGGGGCGCCCGGCGCACCTGGCCGTGCTGCGCGCGATCGCGCGGGCGATCGCCATCCCGATCGAATTCGGCGGCGGGCTGCGGACGGACGCGGATGTCGAGGCGGTGCTCGATGCCGGGGCGCGCCGGGCGATCCTCGGCACGCGCGCCTGCGCCGAACCGGAGCAGGTGCAAGCGCTGGCCGCCCGGTTCGGCGACCGCCTGGCCGTGGGCATCGACGCCCGGGACGGGCGGGTCCAGGTCAAGGGCTGGACGGAGACCACGGCGATGACGGCGACGGGCCTGGCCCGGCGGATGGAGGGCATGGGCATCCGCTGCCTGATCTACACGGACACCTCCCGCGACGGGATGCTGGCCGGGGTCAACGCGGCCGCCATGGACGCGATGTGCGCGGCCGTGGCCTGCGACGTCATCGCCTCGGGCGGCGTGACGTCCGCGGAGGACGTGCGCGCGCTGCGGGGGCTGGGGCGGCCCCACCTCGCCGGCGCGATCGTGGGCAAGGCGCTCTACGAGGGGCGCGCAACGCTCGCCGAACTCCGGGAGGCCGCGTGCGCCTGA
- a CDS encoding insulinase family protein, protein MRLNFESTTLPGGLRVATAAMPGLESVAMGIWAGVGSRFESGRQAGVCHFIEHMLFKGTATRSARAISQAIEGRGGYFNGFTQEESTCYYARIAAEYQWEAFDILFDMYRRPRFDPADLEKERGVILEEIAMYRDQPHQLVQEILGSLAWVDHPLGRPLVGTEQSVRRIRRRDLLDFKARHYVAGTTLVALAGKVDHAECVDRAAWALAGLPRKAPPACRRADRTVRQRDVAVHAKEVEQPHIALAFRLFGRHDPRRYALKLLSIILGENMSSRLFQIVREKHGLAYSIQSSVQLFDETGLLCVQAGVDRERVSRSLDLVLAEIGKFRGEPVGERELRRAKDFARGQLRIGLESASNQMMWVGENLLCYNRLIQPAEVLERLEAVTTGDIQAVARAVLNPRRLSVAMVSPGDATRHTDMIRHKIARLG, encoded by the coding sequence GTGCGCCTGAACTTCGAGTCGACCACGCTGCCGGGCGGCCTGCGCGTGGCCACCGCCGCGATGCCGGGGCTCGAGAGCGTAGCCATGGGCATTTGGGCGGGGGTGGGCAGCCGCTTCGAATCCGGCCGCCAGGCCGGCGTCTGCCATTTCATCGAGCACATGCTGTTCAAGGGCACGGCGACCCGCAGCGCGCGGGCGATCTCGCAGGCCATCGAGGGGCGGGGCGGCTATTTCAACGGCTTCACGCAGGAGGAATCGACCTGCTACTACGCCCGCATCGCCGCCGAGTACCAATGGGAGGCCTTCGATATCCTCTTCGACATGTACCGGCGCCCGCGGTTCGATCCGGCCGACCTGGAGAAGGAGCGCGGCGTCATCCTGGAAGAGATCGCGATGTACCGCGACCAGCCACACCAGCTTGTGCAGGAGATCCTGGGCTCGCTCGCGTGGGTGGATCATCCGCTCGGCCGCCCGCTGGTCGGCACGGAGCAGAGCGTGAGGCGCATCCGGCGCCGGGACCTCCTCGACTTCAAGGCGCGGCACTATGTCGCCGGCACTACGCTCGTCGCGCTGGCGGGCAAGGTGGACCACGCGGAATGCGTGGACCGCGCCGCGTGGGCGCTCGCCGGCCTGCCCCGCAAGGCGCCCCCGGCCTGCCGGCGGGCGGACCGGACCGTCCGCCAGCGGGACGTTGCCGTGCACGCCAAGGAAGTCGAGCAGCCGCATATCGCCCTGGCCTTCCGCCTGTTCGGCCGGCACGATCCCCGCCGCTACGCGCTGAAGCTGTTGAGCATCATCCTGGGCGAAAACATGAGCTCCCGCCTGTTCCAGATCGTGCGGGAGAAACACGGGCTGGCCTATTCCATCCAGAGCAGCGTCCAGTTGTTCGACGAGACCGGGCTGCTCTGCGTGCAGGCCGGGGTGGACCGCGAGCGGGTCTCCCGGTCGCTCGACCTGGTCCTGGCGGAGATCGGGAAGTTCCGCGGCGAGCCCGTCGGCGAGCGGGAACTGCGCCGGGCCAAGGATTTTGCGCGGGGCCAGCTCCGCATCGGCCTCGAGAGCGCCAGCAACCAGATGATGTGGGTGGGTGAAAACCTGCTGTGCTACAACCGGCTGATCCAGCCCGCCGAGGTCCTGGAGCGGCTCGAGGCCGTCACGACGGGCGACATCCAGGCCGTCGCGCGCGCCGTGCTGAATCCGCGCCGCTTGAGCGTGGCCATGGTCTCCCCCGGCGACGCCACCCGCCACACGGACATGATCCGCCACAAGATCGCCCGGCTGGGTTGA
- a CDS encoding metallophosphoesterase: protein MKKEKRLTVLGLAGLMLFGLAAESLAVSLTRGPYVQMGHFTNQATIVWYTDSSSDSWVDYGLTESYGSFAGGNTGTRHEVTVMGLQPGTSYYYRVRSAGVNLAASRFKSAKAPGMPFRLAMFSDSHYGNTAGLGARMALYDPDLMLAAGDITDDGLVSEIDNNVFSGFSGLMSRIPMYWTPGNHDTRDDFAACREVFTLPGDERSYWFEYADAQIVSLNAEGLPGPAWLDGALAASAKPWKIVFFHEPARSPAAGHGEEETIRDQYVPIMEQHGVQLALAGHNHFYWRSIPLNGVSHLITGRAGDRTRDLGEMPCYSQAGMDGSVAKSFAIADFDGPYMQIRGIKENGDVIDDMVLDRECAFVLDGALDASAVPVAARAGGQTIWAAVAGRYLYLATEDAGEGSDAYMFVSDSTGGLVASPWAKAGSVMAWDAFLADEDGSAYSGWFTSLGAPFNDLLTARSATPWCNGAVLEGVIDLHEAYGGVPETLYLAAAAYATADGGALVPASQCPAGNANGDIEAGEFLAVNTADLVQPFVLDGAADHEDYVVADNNGMKLWAAVHGETLYVATWAAGDSGGPNDHFIFVSDTPGAAAPAPWAKAGQVAFNETAKPFLADEGAGNWVAWHNGGASARQAAAAVNSGQLEGTINLIEAFGVVPETLYIAVAPYATADAGALYAPSQVPEGDGNGNIDAGEFLAIPVAAIRDANLDGKLDILDPSHGFVMRSTERDGGAAPYSVRWPSQPGRSYRVQSTDDLKQPFADRSGELPAGQGQFTMTYSDTAPPASGRRFYRVQLLDP, encoded by the coding sequence ATGAAAAAGGAAAAACGATTGACCGTTCTCGGGCTGGCCGGCCTGATGCTGTTCGGCCTGGCGGCGGAGTCCCTCGCCGTCTCGCTCACGCGCGGGCCGTACGTGCAGATGGGCCACTTCACCAACCAGGCGACGATCGTGTGGTATACCGACTCCTCTTCCGACAGCTGGGTGGACTACGGGCTGACCGAGAGCTATGGCTCGTTTGCCGGCGGCAACACGGGCACGCGGCACGAAGTCACGGTCATGGGGTTGCAGCCGGGGACAAGCTATTATTACCGCGTGCGCAGCGCGGGCGTGAACCTGGCCGCGAGCCGATTCAAGAGCGCGAAGGCCCCCGGGATGCCGTTCCGCCTCGCGATGTTCAGCGACTCCCACTACGGCAACACGGCGGGGCTCGGCGCCCGCATGGCCCTGTACGATCCGGATCTCATGCTGGCGGCGGGCGACATCACCGACGACGGGCTTGTTTCGGAAATCGACAACAACGTCTTCTCCGGCTTCTCCGGGCTGATGAGCCGCATCCCGATGTACTGGACGCCCGGCAACCACGACACCCGGGATGACTTTGCGGCGTGCCGGGAGGTGTTCACCCTGCCGGGCGACGAGCGAAGCTATTGGTTTGAGTACGCCGACGCGCAGATCGTTTCGCTGAACGCGGAGGGGCTGCCCGGCCCGGCCTGGCTGGACGGGGCGCTGGCCGCGTCCGCCAAGCCCTGGAAGATCGTCTTCTTCCACGAGCCGGCGCGCTCGCCCGCCGCCGGACACGGCGAAGAGGAAACGATCCGGGACCAATACGTTCCCATCATGGAGCAACACGGCGTCCAGCTCGCGCTCGCGGGCCACAATCATTTCTACTGGCGCAGCATCCCGCTCAACGGCGTGTCGCACCTGATCACGGGCCGCGCGGGCGACCGGACCCGCGACCTCGGCGAGATGCCCTGCTACTCGCAGGCCGGCATGGACGGGAGCGTGGCCAAGTCCTTTGCCATCGCGGATTTCGACGGCCCGTACATGCAGATCCGCGGAATCAAGGAGAACGGCGACGTGATCGACGACATGGTACTGGACCGCGAATGCGCGTTCGTCCTGGACGGCGCACTGGACGCGTCGGCCGTGCCGGTCGCCGCCCGCGCCGGCGGGCAGACGATCTGGGCGGCCGTGGCGGGCCGATATCTCTACCTGGCGACGGAGGACGCGGGCGAGGGCTCCGATGCCTACATGTTCGTGTCGGATTCGACGGGCGGCCTGGTCGCCAGCCCATGGGCCAAGGCCGGCTCCGTGATGGCCTGGGACGCCTTCCTTGCCGACGAGGACGGCAGCGCGTACAGCGGCTGGTTCACATCACTCGGAGCCCCTTTCAACGATTTACTCACGGCGCGCTCGGCCACGCCCTGGTGCAACGGGGCCGTCCTGGAAGGAGTCATCGATCTCCACGAGGCGTACGGCGGCGTGCCGGAGACCCTCTATCTCGCCGCGGCGGCGTACGCCACGGCCGACGGCGGCGCGCTGGTTCCCGCCTCGCAGTGCCCGGCCGGCAATGCCAACGGGGACATCGAGGCCGGCGAGTTCCTGGCCGTGAACACCGCCGACCTTGTTCAGCCATTCGTATTGGACGGGGCGGCCGATCACGAGGACTATGTCGTCGCCGATAACAACGGCATGAAATTGTGGGCGGCGGTCCACGGCGAGACGCTTTACGTGGCCACCTGGGCGGCCGGCGATTCCGGCGGCCCCAACGATCATTTCATTTTCGTCAGCGACACGCCCGGCGCGGCCGCACCCGCCCCCTGGGCCAAGGCGGGCCAGGTCGCCTTCAACGAAACGGCCAAGCCGTTCCTCGCCGACGAGGGCGCCGGGAACTGGGTCGCCTGGCACAACGGCGGCGCCTCCGCGCGGCAAGCCGCGGCCGCCGTCAACTCGGGCCAACTGGAGGGAACGATCAACCTGATCGAGGCGTTCGGCGTAGTGCCGGAGACGCTGTACATCGCGGTCGCGCCGTACGCCACGGCGGACGCGGGCGCCCTGTACGCGCCGTCCCAGGTGCCGGAAGGCGATGGGAACGGGAATATCGACGCCGGCGAATTCCTCGCCATCCCGGTGGCCGCGATCCGGGACGCGAACCTCGACGGGAAGCTCGACATCCTCGACCCCAGCCACGGGTTCGTCATGCGCTCGACCGAGCGGGACGGGGGCGCGGCGCCGTATTCCGTCCGATGGCCGTCGCAGCCGGGCCGAAGCTACCGGGTGCAGAGTACGGACGACCTGAAGCAGCCCTTCGCGGACCGGTCGGGCGAACTGCCGGCGGGGCAAGGCCAGTTCACGATGACCTACTCGGACACCGCGCCGCCGGCGAGCGGCCGGCGCTTCTACCGCGTGCAGCTTCTGGACCCGTAG